One Prunus dulcis chromosome 8, ALMONDv2, whole genome shotgun sequence DNA window includes the following coding sequences:
- the LOC117637335 gene encoding probable indole-3-acetic acid-amido synthetase GH3.1: protein MAVDSSLSPLGPPACEKDAKALKFIEETTRNADLVQERVLAEILARNAETEYLKRYKLGGATDRETFKSKLPIISYEDLQPEIQRIANGDRSPILSAHPISEFLTSSGTSAGERKLMPTIQEELDRRQLLYSLLMPVMNLCVPGLDKGKGLYFLFVKSETKTPGGLLARPVLTSYYKSEHFKTRPYDPYNVYTSPNEAILCPDSFQSMYAQMLCGLLERNQVLRLGAVFASGLLRAIRFLQLNWQQLVNDIRTGTLNPKITEPNLKSCMDGILKPDSELADFVSKQCGDENWDGILTRIWPNTKYLDVIVTGAMAQYIPTLEYYSGGLPMACTMYASSECYFGLNLNPMCKPSEVSYTIMPNMAYFEFLPYDPNSASRGDSMATRLVDLVNVEVGREYELVITTYAGLYRYRVGDILRVTGFHNSAPQFHFVRRKNVLLSIDSDKTDEAELQLAVENASKLLRSFNASVVEYTSYADTTTIPGHYVIYWELLVKDSANLETESVDSVMSQCCLAMEESLNSVYRQGRVADNSIGPLEIRVVKSGTFEELMDYAISRGASINQYKVPRCVNFTPIMELLDSRVVSKHFSPSLPHWTPERRR, encoded by the exons ATGGCCGTCGACTCTTCACTTTCTCCACTCGGGCCACCGGCCTGCGAGAAAGACGCCAAGGCGCTGAAATTCATTGAAGAAACAACCCGAAACGCCGACCTCGTGCAAGAGCGGGTGCTGGCCGAGATACTGGCTCGAAACGCCGAGACTGAGTACCTCAAAAGATACAAACTCGGCGGCGCCACCGACCGCGAAACGTTCAAATCGAAACTGCCGATCATTTCCTACGAGGATCTCCAGCCCGAAATCCAACGTATCGCCAATGGAGATCGCTCTCCTATCTTGTCAGCTCATCCAATCTCTGAATTCCTCACaag TTCTGGGACTTCAGCCGGAGAGAGGAAGCTCATGCCAACAATTCAGGAGGAGTTAGATCGCCGTCAATTATTATACAGCCTTCTCATGCCCGTCATGAACCt TTGTGTGCCTGGACTGGACAAAGGCAAGGGCCTGTACTTTCTGTTCGTCAAGTCCGAAACCAAGACGCCGGGCGGGCTCTTGGCCCGACCCGTTCTCACCAGTTACTACAAGAGCGAGCACTTCAAGACCCGCCCGTACGACCCGTACAATGTCTACACGAGCCCCAACGAGGCCATTCTCTGCCCCGACTCGTTCCAGAGCATGTACGCCCAAATGCTCTGCGGTCTCCTTGAGCGCAACCAAGTCCTCCGACTCGGCGCCGTTTTCGCCTCGGGTCTTCTCCGGGCCATCCGCTTCCTCCAGCTCAACTGGCAGCAGCTGGTGAACGACATCCGAACCGGAACTCTCAACCCGAAAATAACCGAACCTAATTTGAAGTCCTGTATGGACGGGATTTTAAAACCCGACTCAGAGCTGGCGGACTTCGTGTCCAAACAATGCGGAGATGAAAACTGGGATGGGATTTTAACCCGGATATGGCCAAACACCAAATACCTGGACGTGATCGTAACCGGAGCAATGGCTCAATATATTCCGACCTTGGAGTACTACAGCGGCGGCTTGCCGATGGCTTGCACTATGTATGCTTCCTCCGAATGCTATTTCGGACTCAATCTCAACCCGATGTGCAAACCGTCCGAAGTTTCCTACACCATAATGCCAAACATGGCCTATTTCGAGTTCCTGCCTTACGATCCCAACTCGGCGAGTCGCGGCGATTCGATGGCGACTCGACTCGTTGACCTGGTCAACGTCGAGGTCGGGAGAGAGTACGAGCTCGTCATCACCACCTACGCCGGACTGTACCGGTACAGAGTCGGCGACATCCTCCGAGTCACTGGGTTCCACAACTCGGCGCCGCAGTTCCATTTCGTACGGAGGAAGAACGTGCTGCTCAGCATCGACTCGGACAAGACCGACGAGGCCGAGTTGCAACTCGCCGTCGAGAACGCCTCGAAGCTTCTCCGATCCTTCAACGCCAGCGTCGTCGAGTACACGAGCTACGCCGACACGACGACGATCCCGGGGCACTATGTGATCTACTGGGAGCTGCTGGTGAAGGACTCGGCAAACTTGGAGACCGAGTCGGTCGACTCGGTGATGAGTCAGTGCTGCTTGGCGATGGAGGAATCGCTGAACTCGGTTTACCGACAAGGCCGAGTCGCGGACAACTCGATCGGGCCGCTAGAGATACGTGTGGTGAAGAGCGGCACGTTTGAGGAGTTGATGGATTACGCGATCTCGAGAGGGGCGTCTATCAACCAGTATAAGGTGCCGAGGTGTGTGAATTTTACCCCGATAATGGAGTTACTGGACTCTAGGGTGGTTTCTAAGCATTTTAGCCCATCTTTACCGCATTGGACCCCAGAAAGGAGAcggtaa